A single Argentina anserina chromosome 7, drPotAnse1.1, whole genome shotgun sequence DNA region contains:
- the LOC126804147 gene encoding uncharacterized protein LOC126804147: protein MASNTYPSLLPEIGPDGLAREASVISYTEKVIEEEQHQLRKYIEENYSKIRDVEREFANLSMEMKLTAGPKKSALEHLRKKIEMATERIHSAKLKEDQAKKAWEAAAKVVKDEEAIKQKLCEDLNSLVQESSNTQFSRLEELKRRLEALNPTRASASVCLDGNSMGSTQSVATLDSSQVPGVIAGNIPNQGNAGNVPVMNGNNQQPPVEGDGRGKKKSQFHGRGKGLGAAPKGRGPPVPGWTGSGFDVDGRN, encoded by the exons ATGGCGTCGAATACGTATCCGTCTCTGCTGCCGGAGATCGGACCCGACGGCCTTGCTCGCGAGGCCTCCGTCATTAGCTACACTGAGAAA GTGATCGAGGAAGAACAGCATCAGTTGAGAAA atatatagaagaaaattACTCCAAAATCCGTGATGTCGAACGAGAGTTTGCAAATCTTTCAATGGAGATGAAACTCACAGCTGGGCCGAAGAAATCAG CTCTTGAACACTTGAGGAAGAAAATAGAGATGGCGACAGAGAGAATTCATTCCGCGAAGCTGAAGGAAGATCAAGCTAAAAAG GCATGGGAAGCAGCAGCAAAGGTCGTTAAGGATGAGGAAGCCATCAAGCAGAAGCTATGTGAAGATTTAAATAGTCTG GTACAAGAAAGCAGCAATACTCAGTTTTCAAGACTTGAGGAGTTAAAAAGACGACTTGAAGCTCTGAACCCAACCAGAGCATCGGCCTCGGTTTGTCTT GATGGGAACTCAATGGGAAGTACTCAAAGTGTTGCCACTCTGGACTCCTCTCAAGTTCCTGGTGTAATTGCTGGTAACATACCTAATCAAGGAAATGCTGGAAATGTTCCAGTCATGAATGGGAACAATCAACAGCCTCCTGTTGAGGGTGATGGAagagggaagaagaaaagccAGTTCCATGGAAGAGGGAAGGGACTTGGAGCCGCACCCAAGGGGAGAGGACCTCCTGTGCCTGGTTGGACAGGGTCTGGGTTTGATGTGGATGGTAGAAATTAG